The DNA region AACGGTAGCCACTTGCAGCGCCACCTCGTAGTCGTATTCGGAAATGAAACCGCCCACCTTCATGTTGACCAGTTGCGCCTGCAAGGTGGCGATGCCGTCCCGTCCTGCAACGGGGAAGTGTGCGGGCAAGGGTGGACGCCAGCCGCTCTCGGCCATGGTAAGCGCCACACGAGCCGCCACATACAACAGCTCGTGGCGGTTCATGACGATGGGGTCGGAGGGCTGCAAATAACCAATATTGCGCGCATCGATCGCCGACTTGGACACCTGCGCCGTGGCCGCAGCCAGCGCAAACCTCTTCAGGTACGCCAGCAGTGGCGCGTCGGGCGCCGCTTCGGCCTGCAATTCAGCCGCTCTGCGGGCACCATAGGTCAAGCCGCCGGCCCCCGGCACCAAGCCGATGCCGACCTCCACCAGGCCGATATAAGATTCAAAATGTGCGACGCGCCTGGCGCAATGTACGGAAAGCTCGCAACCACCACCCAGTGCCATCCCGGCCACGGCGGCAACGACAGGAACTTGCGCGTATCTAACGCGCAGCACCATGTCTTGCATCTCGCGCTCTATGGGTTCGACGGCGTCGGGGCCGCCCTGCTCGAAAACCGGCAGCATCGCCTTCAGGTCGGCGCCAGCGGAAAATGGCTCGGTAAGCTGCCCGATCACCAGCGCCTTGTACGAGGCCTCGGCCAAGTCTACGGCCCGCAGTACGCCACGCACCACGGCTGGGCTAAGTGTGTGCATTTTGGTCTTGAAGGACAAGATGAGGACATCGCGAGGCTGCGGGGCCGGCAAGGTCCAGCATTGCACGGCTTCGTCTTCAAACACGATGGTGGGATCCAGGCTGGGCGTTTCACCGACCAGGCGCGGCGCACCGATCTGGCGTTCGTACACCGGCAAAGTGCTGCGCCCTTCAAACCGCTTGTCGGTGGGGTTCCACGAGCCGGCCGACGTATGCACGCCTTGCGCTTCCCAAACGGGACCGCGGGTGGCCCACTCGGGCAACGGTGCATTGGATAAGGTTTTGCCGGCAGCGATGTCGTCATTGATCCATTGCGCGACATCGTGCCAGCCGGCCGCTTGCCAGATTTCGAATGGGCCTTGGGCATGACCAAAGCCCCACTTCATGGCCAGATCCAGTTGACGCGCCGTGTCGGCGATGTCGGCCAGGTGGACCGCGCTGTAATGGAAGCTGTCGCGCAGTACCGCCCACAGGAATTGCGCCTGGGAATGCGCGGAATCGTGCAGCGCCTTTAGCTTTGCCGCCGGATCGCGCTCGGCCAAGATAGCAGCCACGCCCTCGTCAATGTTGGCGTCGGCCGGCACATAGCTTTTTGTGGCCGGATCCAGCCGCAGGATGGCCTTGCCTTCCTTGCGATAAAAGCCCGCGCCGGTTTTCTGGCCCAGCGCCCCTTGCTCGATCAGGGCAGCCAGGGTGGGCGGGACCTTGTATTGGCTATGGAAGGGGTCATCGGGCAGTTGTTCGTCCATGGTGCGAATAACGTGGGCCAGCGTGTCCAGCCCCACAACGTCGGCCGTGCGGAAAGTGCCCGACTTGGCCCGCCCCAGGCGTGTACCCGTCAGTTCGTCGACCACTTCATAGCTAAGCCCGTACTTCTCGGCTTGCGTGAAAACCGACAGAATGCCGAAGACGCCGATGCGGTTAGCCACGAAATTGGGCGTATCGCGAGCCCGTATAACGCCCTTGCCCAGTTGCGACACCAAAAAGGTTTCCAGCAGATCAAGCAGGCGCGGTTCGGTATGGGCTGTTGGAATCAGCTCCACCAACGTCATGTAGCGCGGCGGATTGAAAAAGTGCACCCCGCAAA from Pollutimonas thiosulfatoxidans includes:
- a CDS encoding 3-hydroxyacyl-CoA dehydrogenase/enoyl-CoA hydratase family protein, producing MQSSESGQSQVSKGGRFQLRKVAVCGAGVMGAQIAAHCINAGVPVVLFDLAAKEGDKNAIVKKAIAGLKKLNPAPLGSPELADAIVPANYDEHLSLLAECDLVIEAIAERLDWKRDLYEKLAPAIRPDAIIASNTSGLSVTELSQALPENLRHRFCGVHFFNPPRYMTLVELIPTAHTEPRLLDLLETFLVSQLGKGVIRARDTPNFVANRIGVFGILSVFTQAEKYGLSYEVVDELTGTRLGRAKSGTFRTADVVGLDTLAHVIRTMDEQLPDDPFHSQYKVPPTLAALIEQGALGQKTGAGFYRKEGKAILRLDPATKSYVPADANIDEGVAAILAERDPAAKLKALHDSAHSQAQFLWAVLRDSFHYSAVHLADIADTARQLDLAMKWGFGHAQGPFEIWQAAGWHDVAQWINDDIAAGKTLSNAPLPEWATRGPVWEAQGVHTSAGSWNPTDKRFEGRSTLPVYERQIGAPRLVGETPSLDPTIVFEDEAVQCWTLPAPQPRDVLILSFKTKMHTLSPAVVRGVLRAVDLAEASYKALVIGQLTEPFSAGADLKAMLPVFEQGGPDAVEPIEREMQDMVLRVRYAQVPVVAAVAGMALGGGCELSVHCARRVAHFESYIGLVEVGIGLVPGAGGLTYGARRAAELQAEAAPDAPLLAYLKRFALAAATAQVSKSAIDARNIGYLQPSDPIVMNRHELLYVAARVALTMAESGWRPPLPAHFPVAGRDGIATLQAQLVNMKVGGFISEYDYEVALQVATVICGGDVDPGALVDEAWMLRLERLAFLHLLTQPKTQERIAGMLKTGKPVRN